One part of the Arabidopsis thaliana chromosome 4, partial sequence genome encodes these proteins:
- a CDS encoding Ribosomal protein L7Ae/L30e/S12e/Gadd45 family protein (Ribosomal protein L7Ae/L30e/S12e/Gadd45 family protein; CONTAINS InterPro DOMAIN/s: Ribosomal protein L7Ae/L30e/S12e/Gadd45 (InterPro:IPR004038); Has 95 Blast hits to 95 proteins in 35 species: Archae - 3; Bacteria - 0; Metazoa - 62; Fungi - 0; Plants - 27; Viruses - 0; Other Eukaryotes - 3 (source: NCBI BLink).), translating to MRGVTPINPQKKIEADSNPVKESDYYEGERLTHLLDLIQRGIETSKLSNVNSLPEKIWLKKQIAIGINEVTRVLERMNPNNTSDQQQNPKQLQVVILVADCKPRMLTKHIPNLAASRNVPVLYVRDNKRASLRLGELVKLKTALAIGIKARGNDLNLLLKQILPRDS from the exons ATGAGAGGCGTCACACCCATAAACCCtcagaagaagatagaagCTGATTCGAATCCCGTCAAAGAATCTGA TTACTATGAAGGCGAACGTCTTACTCATCTACTCGACTTGATTCAGAG AGGAATTGAGACGTCCAAGCTTTCGAATGTGAACTCATTACCTGAGAAGATATGGCTCAAG AAGCAAATAGCGATTGGGATCAACGAAGTCACTCGAGTTCTTGAGAGGATGAATCCCAACAATACTAGTgaccaacaacaaaaccctaaacaacTTCAG GTAGTGATTTTAGTAGCAGATTGTAAACCGAGGATGCTGACCAAGCATATACCCAACTTAGCTGCTTCGAGAAACGTTCCGGTTCTCTATGTAAGGGACAACAAACGAGCCTCTCTCAGATTAGGTGAGTTGGTTAAGCTCAAGACGGCTCTAGCCATCGGTATCAAGGCTAGAGGAAATGATCTCAACCTACTACTTAAACAGATTCTTCCGAGAGATTCTTGA